A genome region from Crossiella equi includes the following:
- a CDS encoding NAD(P)/FAD-dependent oxidoreductase — protein sequence MRSVAVIGGALAGLSSARALRAQGFQGRLTIIGAEPHHPYDRPPLSKNYLLGTVTEQDLHLADEPDLAELDAEWLLGQTVSHLSPRLGALELATGRRLRSDGVVIATGATPRSLPGAEFLSGVHVLRTLDDARALRADLTEGSPRVVVVGAGFIGAEVAATCATLGLRVTIVEAASLPLAPVLGQEMAAHCLGLHADHGVRLLCGVGVQELLGQGRVTGVALSDGRRLPADVVVVGIGVRPNTGWLDGSGLPVANGVTCDAGGVTALPNVVAVGDVANLAGRRVEHWTNAAEQPQVAVANLLAGRTVHTGQSAPYFWSDQYGVRIQFAGHTRPGDQVRITEGDADTRSFLAVYERDGHPVAALALNRAKPFTRIRRSLAPV from the coding sequence ATGAGATCCGTGGCGGTCATCGGCGGCGCGCTGGCCGGGCTGTCCTCGGCGCGGGCGCTGCGGGCCCAGGGCTTCCAGGGTCGCCTGACCATCATCGGCGCGGAGCCGCACCACCCCTACGACCGCCCGCCGCTGTCGAAGAACTACCTGCTGGGCACCGTCACCGAGCAGGACCTGCACCTGGCCGACGAGCCGGACCTGGCCGAGCTGGACGCGGAGTGGCTGCTGGGCCAGACGGTCAGCCACCTCTCCCCCCGGCTCGGCGCCCTGGAGCTGGCCACCGGCCGCCGCCTGCGCAGCGACGGCGTGGTGATCGCCACCGGCGCCACCCCGCGCAGCCTGCCGGGCGCGGAGTTCCTCTCCGGGGTGCACGTGCTGCGCACCCTGGACGACGCACGGGCGCTGCGCGCGGACCTGACCGAGGGCAGCCCGCGCGTGGTCGTGGTGGGCGCGGGGTTCATCGGCGCGGAGGTGGCGGCCACCTGCGCGACGCTGGGCCTGCGGGTGACCATCGTCGAGGCGGCCTCGCTGCCGCTGGCCCCGGTCCTGGGCCAGGAGATGGCCGCGCACTGCCTGGGCCTGCACGCCGACCACGGCGTCCGCCTGCTGTGCGGGGTGGGCGTTCAGGAGCTGCTGGGCCAGGGCCGGGTGACCGGGGTGGCGCTCTCCGACGGCCGCCGCCTGCCCGCGGACGTGGTGGTGGTCGGCATCGGCGTCCGCCCGAACACCGGCTGGCTGGACGGCTCGGGCCTGCCGGTGGCCAACGGCGTGACCTGCGACGCGGGCGGGGTGACCGCGCTGCCGAACGTGGTCGCGGTGGGCGATGTGGCCAACCTGGCCGGGCGCCGGGTGGAGCACTGGACCAACGCGGCCGAACAGCCCCAGGTCGCGGTGGCCAACCTGCTGGCCGGTCGGACCGTCCACACCGGACAGTCGGCCCCGTACTTCTGGTCCGACCAGTACGGCGTGCGCATCCAGTTCGCGGGCCACACCCGGCCGGGTGACCAGGTGCGCATCACCGAGGGTGACGCGGACACCCGCAGCTTCCTCGCCGTCTACGAGCGCGACGGCCACCCGGTCGCCGCGTTGGCGCTGAACCGGGCCAAGCCGTTCACGCGCATCCGCCGCTCGCTGGCCCCGGTCTAG
- a CDS encoding bifunctional 3-phenylpropionate/cinnamic acid dioxygenase ferredoxin subunit encodes MIAVCRLDELPPGEALRLQADVPVAVFNVDGRLYAIDDTCTHQDASLADGYLEGCFVECPLHAASFDLRTGLPTCLPAKKPVRTHQVSVQDGVIYLHGPAAQDVA; translated from the coding sequence ATGATCGCCGTCTGCCGCCTCGACGAACTCCCCCCGGGTGAGGCACTGCGCCTGCAAGCCGATGTACCCGTCGCCGTGTTCAACGTCGACGGCAGGCTGTACGCCATCGATGACACCTGCACCCACCAGGACGCCAGCCTCGCCGACGGCTACCTGGAGGGCTGCTTCGTCGAGTGCCCGCTGCACGCCGCCAGCTTCGACCTGCGCACCGGTCTGCCGACCTGCCTGCCCGCGAAGAAGCCGGTGCGCACCCACCAGGTCAGCGTGCAGGACGGGGTGATCTACCTGCACGGGCCCGCCGCGCAGGACGTCGCATGA